A genomic segment from bacterium encodes:
- a CDS encoding tyrosine--tRNA ligase, giving the protein MTKLSKSEKIQQILDRGVEQVIVREDLERKLLGRKPLRIKIGIDPTGDRIHIGHAIMYWKLRELQELGHQVIILIGDYTAVVGDSSDKDAERQMQTTEQVKQNMRTYLKQIGLIVDLERAEVRYNSEWLKKLSFLDVLELASEFKVAQMLERDNFRERYEAGKPIGLQEFLYPVMQGYDSVALHADLELGGNDQLFNVLAGRTLQKRAGQEPQAVMVMELLIGTDGKKMSKSQPNCIFVTDTPLDMYGKVMALNDELIPHYFKLATTVRLDVIAQIEQNLSQGDNPRDTKAALAREIVARYHGDGAAIDAENAWEKQFRKGDMPDEIDVYRADDKELADGIGLLANAFGVTKSEVRRLLDQGGVKIDGDVISGMSDLTIKSGTIAQLGKRRFKKIQV; this is encoded by the coding sequence ATGACAAAACTTTCTAAAAGCGAAAAGATCCAGCAAATCTTGGACCGTGGCGTCGAGCAGGTAATCGTACGCGAGGATCTCGAGCGCAAACTGCTTGGTCGTAAACCACTGCGGATCAAGATCGGCATAGATCCAACCGGGGATCGAATTCATATTGGGCATGCCATTATGTACTGGAAGCTGCGCGAACTACAGGAGCTTGGTCATCAAGTGATTATCCTTATCGGCGACTATACGGCTGTAGTTGGCGATAGTAGCGATAAAGATGCTGAACGTCAGATGCAGACCACTGAGCAAGTGAAACAGAATATGCGCACGTATCTCAAGCAGATTGGTCTGATTGTGGATCTAGAGCGGGCAGAGGTACGCTACAATTCAGAGTGGCTCAAGAAGCTGAGTTTTCTCGACGTATTGGAGCTTGCAAGCGAATTCAAGGTTGCTCAAATGCTTGAACGCGACAACTTTAGGGAGCGCTATGAGGCAGGTAAGCCAATTGGTCTGCAGGAGTTTTTGTACCCAGTGATGCAGGGCTATGATTCTGTGGCTTTGCATGCTGACTTGGAGCTCGGTGGTAATGATCAGCTCTTTAATGTATTGGCGGGTCGCACCTTACAGAAGCGTGCAGGCCAAGAGCCTCAGGCAGTTATGGTGATGGAGTTACTGATTGGTACCGATGGGAAAAAGATGAGCAAATCACAGCCGAACTGCATCTTTGTCACCGATACACCGCTTGATATGTACGGTAAGGTCATGGCACTCAATGATGAGTTGATCCCACATTACTTTAAGCTAGCTACGACTGTACGTCTGGATGTGATTGCGCAGATAGAGCAGAACTTATCTCAGGGCGATAATCCTCGAGACACTAAGGCTGCGTTGGCGCGTGAGATTGTTGCGCGCTACCATGGAGATGGTGCGGCAATTGATGCTGAAAATGCTTGGGAGAAGCAGTTTAGAAAAGGTGATATGCCCGACGAAATTGATGTTTATCGAGCAGACGATAAAGAGTTGGCAGATGGGATTGGCTTGCTTGCGAATGCCTTCGGTGTTACGAAGTCGGAAGTTCGTCGTTTGCTTGATCAAGGTGGCGTGAAGATTGATGGCGACGTGATCTCAGGAATGAGTGATCTAACCATCAAGTCGGGGACAATTGCTCAGCTTGGCAAGCGGCGCTTCAAAAAAATTCAAGTATGA
- a CDS encoding RsmD family RNA methyltransferase, with product MTSKQHTTRILGGTLKFRTIKQPGEGTRPVAQKIRQAIFDTLGHDLSGLRAADLYAGSGALGFEALSLGAERVTFVERSAQAVRLLEQSAHELGVDAQVHVAHRPVETELDRLEQQDIIFFDPPYDACDLTIAARAIEKLSDTGVLVLSCSSRQKLPEQLGAASMVKSRVYGATQIAYYKK from the coding sequence ATGACGAGCAAGCAACACACCACACGCATACTGGGTGGGACCTTGAAGTTTCGCACGATTAAGCAGCCGGGCGAGGGGACGCGACCGGTAGCACAAAAGATTCGGCAAGCAATCTTTGACACCCTGGGGCATGATCTTTCTGGTTTGCGAGCCGCAGATCTCTATGCTGGAAGTGGAGCGCTGGGATTTGAGGCATTGAGCTTGGGTGCCGAACGAGTCACGTTTGTTGAGCGTAGTGCTCAGGCAGTCCGTTTACTTGAGCAGTCGGCACATGAACTTGGGGTTGATGCGCAAGTACATGTCGCGCATCGCCCGGTTGAGACCGAGCTCGATCGTCTTGAGCAACAAGATATCATCTTCTTTGACCCGCCGTACGACGCGTGTGATCTGACGATTGCTGCCCGAGCTATCGAGAAGCTGTCCGATACAGGGGTGCTCGTCTTGTCGTGCTCAAGTCGACAGAAGTTGCCAGAGCAGCTAGGGGCTGCTAGCATGGTCAAGTCGCGGGTGTATGGAGCGACCCAAATCGCGTATTATAAGAAGTAG
- the recG gene encoding ATP-dependent DNA helicase RecG, translating to MSYPLDTRLTQLAGVGEVIDRHLRSVGLSTVGDLLQYYPRRYDDYTALRPIDQLKPGLVSVRARVDLVRTRKSFKRSRMSLTEVIVSDGTGTLKLTWFNSPWVVNQLHEGDEYFFLGELKFAGGTFGITQPTFESTSTSKLAGTIVAVYPETQDLNSRLLRDLVAQVIDSADLLEDPLPDKVREQYGLNSLAETVRELHLPKSTVALGQAKHRMAFAELFLHIAASLAIKHQVATEQSFATPFHEGLARDFVGQLDFSLTDDQRKVAWQIFHDLERLHPMNRLLEGDVGSGKTVVAAMAALMVIRAGYQVAIMVPTDILARQHIESFRKLLKPWAVRSELLTSKLPSTRKQDVRARLASGEVHLIIGTQALLTKDTVFAGLGLVIVDEQHRFGVNQRLTLKDKAGRLPHVLTMTATPIPRSLALVVYGDLDISRITELPPGRKPVKTKVVFEDDRGAVYRQVDDLISAGQQVYIVCPAIDESDTGGMKAASEEYKRLEHSVFAHRRIGLVHGKLKADEKAAVMEQFVAGGLDILVATTVIEVGVHVDRANVMLVEQAERFGLATLHQLRGRVGRSGEQAYCYLFTNRKDDITLARVRAIERTIDGFRLAQIDLETRGPGQRTGTRQSGRVELQFARLDDAPLIAEAREAAQAFLNQENIVKYPYTFRQIDRLKTVTSLD from the coding sequence ATGAGCTATCCGCTTGACACTCGACTAACACAACTTGCAGGTGTCGGCGAGGTGATTGATCGCCACTTGCGTTCAGTTGGGCTTAGTACCGTTGGCGATCTCCTGCAATACTATCCTCGACGGTATGATGATTACACTGCCCTTCGTCCGATTGACCAGCTTAAGCCAGGGCTCGTCAGCGTACGTGCTCGTGTAGATCTTGTACGCACACGTAAGAGTTTCAAACGCAGTCGCATGAGTCTGACCGAAGTGATTGTGAGTGATGGCACTGGCACATTGAAGCTGACCTGGTTTAATAGCCCCTGGGTGGTTAATCAGTTACATGAAGGTGATGAATATTTCTTTCTCGGTGAGCTGAAGTTTGCCGGAGGTACGTTTGGTATTACTCAGCCTACTTTTGAGTCAACTTCGACAAGTAAGCTTGCCGGCACGATCGTGGCCGTATATCCAGAGACACAGGACCTGAATAGTCGTTTGCTTCGGGATTTGGTTGCACAGGTTATAGATTCTGCCGATTTGCTCGAAGACCCATTACCCGATAAAGTGCGTGAGCAGTATGGTCTGAATTCTCTCGCGGAAACGGTTAGAGAGTTACATCTGCCGAAATCAACAGTTGCACTGGGACAAGCTAAGCATCGCATGGCTTTTGCAGAGCTTTTTTTACATATCGCTGCCAGTTTGGCGATCAAACATCAGGTTGCTACTGAGCAATCATTCGCGACCCCGTTTCACGAAGGATTGGCCAGAGACTTTGTCGGACAACTCGATTTTTCTCTTACCGATGACCAGCGTAAAGTAGCTTGGCAGATCTTTCATGATCTTGAGCGACTACATCCGATGAATCGCCTACTGGAAGGCGATGTAGGCTCGGGTAAGACTGTCGTAGCAGCTATGGCCGCGTTGATGGTGATCCGGGCTGGCTACCAGGTGGCGATTATGGTGCCGACCGATATATTAGCGCGCCAACATATCGAGTCTTTTCGGAAATTATTGAAGCCGTGGGCGGTACGGTCAGAGCTACTAACGAGTAAGTTGCCCTCTACGCGAAAACAAGATGTGCGGGCGCGATTGGCAAGTGGGGAGGTGCATCTTATTATTGGAACGCAGGCTTTGCTTACTAAGGACACAGTGTTCGCGGGGTTGGGCTTGGTGATCGTAGACGAACAGCATCGCTTTGGTGTCAATCAACGTCTCACGCTTAAAGACAAGGCGGGCCGATTGCCGCACGTACTCACTATGACCGCTACACCGATCCCGCGCAGTCTGGCGCTCGTGGTCTATGGTGATCTTGATATATCGCGAATTACTGAGTTGCCACCTGGGCGCAAACCTGTCAAGACCAAGGTGGTATTCGAAGATGATCGTGGAGCTGTGTACCGCCAGGTCGATGACCTGATCAGTGCGGGGCAGCAGGTATATATTGTCTGTCCTGCGATTGATGAATCTGATACCGGCGGCATGAAGGCGGCGAGCGAGGAATATAAGCGCTTGGAACACTCGGTATTTGCGCATCGCCGAATCGGGTTGGTGCACGGTAAACTTAAAGCCGACGAAAAGGCTGCCGTTATGGAGCAATTCGTGGCGGGGGGGCTAGATATATTGGTAGCCACGACGGTCATAGAGGTTGGTGTACATGTCGATCGGGCAAATGTCATGCTGGTCGAGCAGGCCGAGCGCTTTGGTTTGGCGACACTGCATCAGCTGCGGGGCCGCGTCGGGCGCAGTGGTGAGCAAGCGTATTGCTACTTATTTACGAATCGCAAAGACGACATCACGTTAGCTCGAGTGCGGGCGATTGAACGGACAATCGATGGATTTCGATTGGCACAAATCGATCTGGAGACGAGAGGTCCTGGTCAGCGCACCGGTACGAGGCAGTCTGGTCGAGTCGAGTTACAGTTCGCTCGTCTCGATGACGCGCCACTTATAGCCGAAGCGCGTGAAGCAGCTCAGGCTTTTCTAAATCAAGAAAATATCGTAAAATATCCATATACGTTCCGGCAGATAGATCGACTGAAGACAGTAACTTCGCTGGATTAG
- a CDS encoding PIN domain nuclease, translating into MYIAIPVVLIAILIVCYIALKLMKLDLQRLILLTLGFLCGAGAGLLISIPLGRLPSPYSDILPITVTLMSAIALAEVFYRQYDNLVRLFPRLDFSRSASDKVKTKTTKNQAQILADTSAIIDGRIADIASTGFIPGKLLVPRFVLAELQNIADSEDALRRSKGRRGLEMLNRLRENDRVKIDIVEDNPEKIKEVDAKLVYLARKHKTDILTTDYNLNRVATIQSVKVLNVNELSQALRAVVLPGEQMVVRVVQAGKEKNQGVGYLEDGTMIVVEGGDKLIGQEVNTEVTRIFQTVAGKMIFTKPTAQTATRTKTARKPVVSRAKK; encoded by the coding sequence ATGTACATCGCGATTCCGGTCGTCCTTATTGCGATTCTGATAGTGTGCTATATCGCGCTTAAGCTCATGAAGCTCGATCTCCAGCGCCTTATCTTGCTTACGCTTGGATTTTTGTGTGGTGCAGGCGCAGGGCTCTTGATCTCAATCCCTCTGGGTCGGCTACCATCGCCGTATAGTGATATTCTACCGATTACGGTGACACTGATGAGTGCTATCGCACTAGCGGAAGTATTTTATCGGCAGTACGACAATCTCGTGCGACTGTTCCCTCGACTCGATTTTTCAAGATCTGCATCTGATAAAGTAAAAACCAAGACTACGAAAAATCAAGCCCAGATTTTGGCTGATACCTCGGCGATTATTGATGGGCGTATTGCAGATATTGCATCGACCGGTTTTATCCCTGGCAAACTCTTAGTTCCGCGGTTTGTTTTGGCGGAGCTACAGAATATTGCTGATAGCGAAGACGCACTGCGTCGCAGTAAGGGACGTCGTGGGCTCGAGATGTTGAATCGGCTGCGTGAAAATGATCGGGTCAAGATAGATATCGTCGAGGATAATCCTGAGAAAATCAAAGAAGTTGATGCGAAGCTAGTGTACCTTGCACGTAAGCATAAGACTGATATTTTGACAACAGACTATAATCTCAACCGCGTGGCTACGATTCAATCCGTGAAGGTTCTGAATGTAAATGAATTAAGTCAAGCTTTACGTGCTGTGGTGCTGCCAGGTGAGCAGATGGTGGTACGCGTTGTGCAGGCTGGCAAAGAGAAGAATCAGGGAGTAGGCTATCTTGAGGATGGCACGATGATTGTTGTAGAGGGGGGTGATAAGCTGATTGGCCAAGAAGTGAATACTGAAGTAACTCGTATCTTCCAAACCGTTGCTGGCAAAATGATCTTTACAAAGCCAACTGCGCAGACGGCGACACGAACGAAAACCGCTCGTAAGCCAGTTGTGTCACGAGCTAAGAAGTAG
- the radA gene encoding DNA repair protein RadA, producing MAKAATQFVCEVCGAQYSKWAGRCLQCNSWDSLVETKPVTTTGKSVGSGTAAKPTRLSEVEQIAVRRFTTSLKEVDLVLGGGVVPGSFNLLSGDPGVGKSTLVLQIAAAVAAGDPVLYVTGEESDRQVKLRADRLGVGSVQLDLLATTQADDAIAAIATSQYKLVIIDSIQTLGSSALTANPGSPSQITTVASQVMQTVKTTHTACIMIGHVTKEGSLAGPKLLEHLVDVVLSMEGDQYGALRVLKASKNRFGATSDVALLEMGEYGFVQVDNPSEILLAERRDLPGSAVFAALEGTRPLMVEVQALVSPSILSYPKRAAVGLDQSRLALLTAVLTKRAGLPLSDQDVYVSIIGGLKITEPAVDLALILAIASAYYGTVIPRSLVSFGEVGLAGEIRSVQLMDARAREAHKLGFKHVLAPASLKTQGVIGINDISAALARLKQSSPKKQ from the coding sequence ATGGCTAAGGCGGCGACTCAGTTTGTGTGCGAAGTCTGCGGGGCTCAATATTCTAAGTGGGCAGGGCGTTGCCTCCAGTGTAATAGTTGGGATAGTCTTGTCGAAACGAAGCCGGTCACAACCACCGGGAAGTCCGTTGGTTCTGGTACAGCTGCAAAACCAACTCGACTATCCGAAGTAGAACAGATCGCTGTACGGCGCTTCACGACTAGCCTCAAAGAAGTTGATTTGGTCTTAGGCGGCGGGGTGGTTCCAGGTTCGTTCAATCTCTTGTCGGGAGATCCGGGGGTTGGTAAATCAACGCTTGTTTTACAAATAGCTGCAGCTGTCGCGGCTGGAGATCCGGTGCTGTATGTCACCGGCGAAGAGAGTGATCGGCAGGTCAAGCTACGTGCCGATCGACTGGGTGTGGGTTCTGTGCAGCTTGATCTCTTGGCGACTACGCAAGCTGATGACGCGATTGCCGCCATAGCTACTAGTCAGTACAAACTGGTGATTATCGATTCGATCCAGACACTCGGAAGCTCTGCGCTGACGGCAAATCCTGGAAGCCCGAGTCAAATCACAACCGTGGCAAGCCAGGTGATGCAAACCGTCAAGACGACACACACTGCCTGTATCATGATTGGTCACGTGACGAAGGAAGGTAGCTTGGCTGGGCCAAAGCTATTGGAGCATCTCGTCGACGTCGTACTATCGATGGAGGGGGATCAGTATGGTGCTTTACGGGTGCTGAAGGCGAGTAAAAATCGCTTCGGAGCTACCAGTGATGTTGCGCTTCTCGAGATGGGGGAGTATGGCTTTGTACAGGTCGATAACCCAAGCGAGATACTGCTGGCCGAAAGACGCGATTTACCTGGTAGTGCGGTCTTCGCGGCTCTTGAAGGAACGCGACCCTTGATGGTAGAAGTGCAAGCCCTCGTCTCGCCGTCAATCTTGAGTTATCCGAAACGCGCTGCAGTCGGGCTCGATCAAAGCCGATTGGCGCTGTTGACGGCTGTTTTGACGAAACGCGCTGGGCTGCCATTATCAGATCAGGATGTCTATGTTAGTATAATAGGTGGGCTCAAGATCACTGAGCCCGCAGTCGACCTCGCACTTATTCTGGCTATTGCCAGCGCATATTATGGTACCGTGATTCCACGGTCACTAGTTAGTTTTGGGGAAGTTGGATTGGCTGGAGAGATCCGGTCAGTGCAATTGATGGATGCACGTGCCCGTGAGGCTCACAAGCTTGGCTTTAAGCATGTACTTGCACCGGCGTCCCTCAAGACTCAGGGAGTGATCGGTATCAATGATATCTCCGCGGCATTGGCACGACTGAAGCAGTCGAGTCCGAAGAAACAATAG
- a CDS encoding zinc dependent phospholipase C family protein, giving the protein MNSGFASFATRGRISYAGTHQKLDREAFRIIAPMINRAHFPRRTAILKFEGYGGPDGLKVKGSYNTDHLWDPVNEIGFLPSWISSHYKNLVASLKQEDYVEAAFHAGFVAHYITDSLTPAHHLSYKLIAEEYAEASKFTRRWKTWGSKGWKSSHIAFESGISTATLFSPLRVKLDLELVERVRAHGIEQVIKEESHKIAKLGLYEEFIAHGWTTKLAKAVRATVVPRIPQMIAAAWLAAYQEAWCKEPAKKLATTRPKPAKA; this is encoded by the coding sequence ATGAACTCAGGATTTGCCTCATTCGCGACTCGTGGTCGCATCTCATACGCCGGCACGCACCAGAAACTTGATCGGGAAGCCTTTCGCATAATTGCCCCGATGATTAATCGTGCGCATTTTCCGCGCCGTACCGCTATCTTAAAGTTTGAGGGTTATGGCGGCCCGGATGGACTCAAGGTAAAAGGGAGCTACAATACTGATCATCTCTGGGATCCGGTCAACGAAATAGGGTTCTTGCCGAGCTGGATCTCATCGCATTACAAGAACTTAGTCGCCAGTCTCAAGCAAGAAGATTATGTCGAGGCAGCCTTTCATGCTGGCTTTGTTGCGCACTATATCACCGACTCACTGACACCTGCGCACCACTTGAGCTATAAGCTCATCGCTGAAGAATACGCAGAAGCCTCCAAGTTTACGCGTCGCTGGAAGACCTGGGGGAGCAAGGGCTGGAAGAGCTCTCACATCGCTTTTGAATCAGGTATCTCTACTGCGACCCTATTCTCGCCTCTGCGTGTGAAGCTGGATCTTGAGTTAGTCGAGCGAGTACGAGCACATGGTATCGAGCAGGTAATTAAAGAAGAGTCTCATAAAATCGCTAAGCTTGGTTTGTACGAAGAATTTATTGCGCATGGCTGGACCACGAAGCTTGCCAAGGCCGTGCGAGCGACCGTTGTGCCGCGTATTCCGCAGATGATCGCTGCTGCCTGGCTAGCGGCTTATCAAGAAGCCTGGTGCAAAGAGCCGGCGAAGAAATTGGCGACAACCAGGCCCAAGCCCGCGAAAGCGTAG
- a CDS encoding transglycosylase domain-containing protein: MSPTGKKVIGFSLAGLVLSVLLLFLWVAKDLPSPNKINSQISAQTTKLYDRTGQTTLIEIYGDKNRSVVPLTQIPQNCRNATVAIEDKNFYKQGAFSITGIGRAFTGVLFRDPSRGGGSTITQQYVKNAFLTGERTYTRKIKELILAMQIELLYKKDDILQLYLNEIPYGSTAYGIQAGAKTYFDKNVQDLSLAECATLASLPQAPSYYNLKRDALTARQSTVLDQMVEQGYINKEQAESAKKENVIATMKVRNYAANVIAPHFVQYVRDQLEEKYGVKTVNEGGLKVITSLDLDKQRIAEDAVKKNIDNVRRFGGSNAALVSEDVATGEMLAMVGSYDYGDPDVGNFNVAAAERQPGSSFKPIVYASLFKKDTWGAGSVMYDVQTDFGGGYRPKNYTGRFYGIQPVRYALASSLNIPAVKALYLAGITNTIQTANDLGITTIQKSDADRLGLAMALGAGEVKLTEMVNAFSAFPSGGQIRDQVTVLSVTDPSGKTLEKNTADTNKAKQALDPQIAYEINSIMSDNGARCALGVFTCNNPLTLRGKTVAAKTGTTEDYKDAWTMGYTPKIVTGVWAGNNDNRPMTQAASIVSAPIWQTYMAAATASDPDIPFTRPAGIKDVELDAETGKLPNSATRKKRTDIFAAWYKPAQAPSANSGKVNKLDSKQATECTPPDALQDSAVIAIQAEIPPTDISYARWQPPVAALAQSLGLAAGAGASSDKSTMHNCSDAKPTVSITVSPTSGSKFNVTASVTKGTHTPNKLVYLINDQELTTQQISGVGIYPLQITPGIQGPIKIQVKVLDDYLYAGLSNAVNVTGTDNDLSLDCSGNTCTVSGTGIASISSFKINGVNKPACTSAVCTHTSTATSASVTVFRSAGGSVALTWP; the protein is encoded by the coding sequence ATGTCGCCAACCGGTAAAAAAGTCATTGGCTTTAGTTTGGCCGGCTTGGTTCTCTCTGTGTTGCTACTCTTCCTCTGGGTTGCAAAAGATCTTCCAAGCCCAAACAAGATCAACTCTCAGATTTCAGCTCAAACCACCAAGCTCTATGACCGCACTGGGCAGACTACTCTCATAGAAATCTATGGCGACAAGAATCGTTCAGTCGTGCCACTCACGCAAATTCCGCAGAATTGCCGTAACGCCACGGTTGCAATTGAAGATAAGAACTTCTACAAACAAGGTGCATTTTCAATCACCGGCATTGGGCGTGCATTTACTGGGGTGCTTTTCCGCGACCCAAGTAGAGGTGGTGGCTCAACCATTACCCAACAGTATGTAAAAAATGCCTTCCTGACCGGCGAGCGCACCTATACTCGCAAGATCAAGGAGCTCATTTTGGCGATGCAAATCGAACTTCTCTATAAGAAGGATGATATCTTACAGCTTTATCTTAATGAAATCCCCTATGGCTCTACGGCTTACGGCATACAAGCTGGCGCTAAGACATATTTTGATAAGAACGTGCAAGATCTCAGCTTGGCAGAATGTGCCACACTAGCATCACTCCCACAAGCACCTAGTTACTACAATCTAAAACGTGATGCCCTCACTGCCCGACAATCAACCGTCCTCGATCAGATGGTAGAGCAGGGCTATATCAACAAAGAGCAAGCGGAGTCTGCGAAAAAAGAAAACGTTATCGCGACTATGAAAGTACGAAACTACGCCGCAAATGTGATTGCACCTCACTTCGTGCAATATGTACGTGACCAACTCGAAGAAAAGTATGGCGTCAAGACAGTCAACGAAGGTGGTCTCAAGGTCATTACCTCGCTAGACCTAGACAAGCAACGCATCGCTGAAGATGCTGTGAAGAAGAATATCGACAATGTGCGAAGATTCGGCGGATCGAATGCAGCACTTGTATCCGAAGATGTCGCGACAGGCGAGATGCTTGCCATGGTCGGAAGTTATGATTACGGAGATCCTGATGTCGGCAACTTTAATGTAGCAGCAGCCGAGCGTCAACCAGGCTCGAGCTTCAAGCCGATCGTGTACGCCTCACTCTTCAAGAAAGATACTTGGGGTGCTGGTTCAGTCATGTACGACGTTCAGACCGATTTCGGTGGTGGCTACAGGCCTAAGAACTATACTGGGCGCTTCTACGGGATTCAGCCAGTGCGATACGCTCTCGCGAGCTCATTAAATATCCCGGCGGTCAAAGCGCTCTATCTTGCAGGCATCACCAACACGATTCAGACGGCTAATGACCTGGGTATAACAACAATCCAGAAGTCTGACGCAGATCGGCTCGGCCTTGCAATGGCACTAGGTGCGGGCGAAGTAAAGCTCACTGAGATGGTTAATGCTTTTTCTGCCTTCCCGTCTGGAGGCCAGATCCGAGATCAAGTAACAGTCCTGTCCGTAACCGATCCCAGTGGTAAGACGCTTGAAAAGAATACGGCCGATACAAATAAGGCTAAACAAGCGCTTGATCCGCAGATTGCCTACGAAATTAATTCGATTATGTCTGACAATGGCGCGCGCTGTGCTCTCGGGGTATTCACCTGCAATAATCCCCTTACCCTTCGAGGTAAGACCGTTGCTGCCAAGACCGGTACTACCGAGGACTATAAAGATGCCTGGACGATGGGCTATACCCCCAAGATTGTAACTGGGGTATGGGCCGGAAATAACGACAACCGCCCCATGACGCAAGCTGCTTCAATCGTATCTGCCCCGATTTGGCAAACCTATATGGCTGCCGCAACTGCCAGCGATCCTGATATCCCTTTCACGCGCCCTGCTGGAATCAAAGATGTTGAGCTCGATGCCGAGACCGGCAAATTGCCAAACAGTGCCACCCGCAAAAAACGAACTGACATATTCGCTGCTTGGTATAAGCCAGCCCAAGCGCCAAGCGCCAATAGCGGGAAGGTAAATAAGCTCGACAGCAAACAGGCTACTGAATGTACGCCACCTGACGCCCTACAAGACTCCGCCGTAATTGCAATTCAAGCCGAAATACCACCTACCGACATTAGCTACGCTCGTTGGCAACCCCCTGTAGCAGCACTAGCTCAGTCGCTGGGTTTAGCGGCTGGGGCGGGGGCATCCAGCGACAAATCAACGATGCACAACTGCAGCGATGCGAAACCAACCGTATCGATAACCGTAAGCCCAACAAGTGGCTCAAAATTCAACGTAACCGCTAGTGTCACAAAGGGCACCCATACACCCAACAAGCTCGTATATCTCATAAACGATCAGGAGCTTACCACTCAGCAGATTTCAGGTGTCGGCATCTACCCACTACAAATCACCCCGGGCATACAAGGGCCAATAAAGATCCAGGTCAAGGTACTCGATGATTATCTCTATGCTGGGCTCTCTAATGCCGTAAATGTTACCGGTACCGACAATGACCTTTCACTAGATTGCAGCGGGAATACATGCACCGTGTCTGGCACCGGCATTGCAAGCATATCGTCATTCAAGATCAATGGAGTAAATAAGCCCGCCTGTACTTCAGCAGTATGCACCCACACAAGCACCGCTACAAGTGCGAGCGTGACTGTTTTTCGCTCGGCCGGGGGGTCCGTAGCCCTCACCTGGCCCTAG